The following proteins come from a genomic window of Dreissena polymorpha isolate Duluth1 chromosome 1, UMN_Dpol_1.0, whole genome shotgun sequence:
- the LOC127868677 gene encoding putative nuclease HARBI1 → MADVLFFFMENNARRTEREFRPRLEIGGVRDIDFVNRYRVNRTTAQELVELLGQDLARSERGGKTISPETKILVSLRFLAKGAFYSELADTHGISRSSVSRTVHNFVESVNNNLDNIRYIL, encoded by the exons atggccgacgtgttgtttttttttatggaaaataacGCGAGAAGGACAGAGCGGGAGTTCCGGCCCCGTCTGGAGATAGGCGGGGTTCGCGATATCGACTTTGTGAATCGGTATCGGGTAAACAGAACCACCGCACAGGAGCTAGTGGAGCTTCTGGGGCAGGATCTTGCCAGATCCGAACGTGGCGGAAAAACAATTTCGCCAGAGACCAAG ATCCTCGTCAGCCTAAGATTTCTTGCGAAAGGGGCATTCTATTCGGAACTAGCCGACACCCATGGCATCAGTCGCTCGAGCGTGTCCAGAACTGTGCATAACTTTGTGGAGTCTGTCAACAACAACCTGGACAATATTAGGTACATACTTTAA